In Aequorivita sp. H23M31, a single window of DNA contains:
- a CDS encoding ferritin-like domain-containing protein yields MNIIKIMDYLSDSELMNTKSSRRDSFGHIKTLGKNVAMASIPFGLAATSTKTRATTLSMASSMMMADPLDILNFALTLEYLERNFYQMGLDTNGLIPAEDRPTFAQISKHETSHVEFLLSALGDDAVSEPTFDFTGGSLNLDTFSNYQTFLALSQGFEDTGVRAYKGQAGGLIDNADLLTYALQIHSVEALHASQVRRMRGEKGWITKSENTLPGAFSAIYGGATPESNTVQGGVDLSGLFNDLGGNNAVTESFDEPLTMDEVNAIASIFIVP; encoded by the coding sequence ATGAATATTATAAAAATAATGGATTACCTATCCGACAGTGAGCTTATGAATACCAAGAGTTCACGACGGGATTCTTTCGGTCATATTAAGACCTTGGGAAAAAATGTAGCAATGGCCTCCATTCCATTTGGTTTGGCAGCTACAAGTACAAAAACGCGGGCCACAACTTTGTCAATGGCTTCTTCAATGATGATGGCAGATCCGCTGGACATTTTGAATTTTGCCTTAACCTTGGAATATTTGGAACGCAACTTTTACCAAATGGGCTTGGATACCAACGGATTAATTCCAGCTGAAGATCGGCCTACTTTTGCCCAAATTTCAAAGCATGAAACATCGCATGTTGAATTTCTTTTAAGTGCTTTGGGCGATGATGCCGTTAGTGAACCTACTTTCGACTTCACTGGTGGTAGTTTAAATTTGGACACTTTCTCCAATTATCAAACCTTTCTGGCTCTTTCACAGGGTTTTGAAGATACTGGAGTTAGGGCATACAAAGGTCAAGCTGGTGGATTAATCGATAATGCGGATTTATTGACTTACGCTCTACAAATCCACTCCGTTGAAGCCTTGCACGCCTCCCAAGTGAGAAGAATGCGGGGCGAAAAAGGATGGATTACAAAATCTGAAAACACATTGCCGGGAGCTTTTAGTGCGATTTATGGAGGAGCAACTCCAGAGAGCAACACAGTTCAAGGAGGAGTGGATTTAAGCGGATTGTTTAATGATCTGGGAGGAAACAATGCTGTAACAGAATCCTTTGACGAACCTTTAACGATGGATGAGGTTAATGCTATTGCTAGTATTTTTATCGTTCCATAA
- a CDS encoding RNA polymerase sigma factor, whose protein sequence is MNLPSEESLINAVKAGDIEKYGQLVNLYSGKIFALANSLLKNREDAEEITQDVFLKAFKALDRFRGDSKFSSYLYRICYNESLNRIRSRKIEVDIDNVVIEDTDINDGFFQIKHNEQKEYLIAALEKLNPEYNMVLTLFYLEEQSYNEIVDATGMSLSNVKVKVHRARHSLAEVLNTMLKDEVKNLY, encoded by the coding sequence TTGAATTTGCCATCCGAAGAATCTCTTATTAACGCCGTTAAAGCGGGTGATATTGAAAAATATGGCCAGTTGGTAAATTTATATTCTGGGAAAATATTTGCATTGGCCAATTCGTTATTAAAGAATCGGGAAGATGCTGAAGAAATAACCCAAGACGTGTTTTTAAAAGCGTTCAAAGCTTTGGATAGATTTCGCGGTGACAGTAAGTTTTCTTCCTATTTATATCGTATATGTTATAATGAAAGCCTGAACAGGATCCGCTCCCGAAAAATTGAAGTTGATATTGATAATGTAGTCATAGAAGATACCGATATCAATGATGGATTTTTTCAGATAAAACACAACGAACAGAAAGAATATTTAATCGCGGCTTTAGAAAAACTGAATCCTGAGTACAATATGGTGTTAACACTTTTCTATCTCGAAGAGCAATCCTATAACGAAATTGTTGATGCGACAGGAATGAGTCTTTCAAATGTAAAAGTCAAGGTACATAGGGCAAGGCATTCCCTGGCCGAAGTTTTAAATACAATGCTTAAGGATGAAGTCAAAAATCTTTATTAA
- a CDS encoding single-stranded DNA-binding protein, producing the protein MNALRNKVQLIGRLGQDPEIVTFANGNKMAKFSMATDDSYKDKDGNKVERTYWHNVVVNGGLVKVVESYVTKGQEIAIEGKLTNRSWEDKEGKKHYITEVFCNELLMLSK; encoded by the coding sequence ATGAACGCACTTAGAAACAAAGTACAGTTGATTGGAAGATTGGGCCAAGACCCAGAAATCGTAACTTTTGCCAACGGCAACAAAATGGCCAAATTCTCAATGGCCACAGATGACAGTTACAAGGACAAAGATGGTAACAAGGTGGAGCGCACTTATTGGCACAATGTAGTAGTAAATGGCGGTCTCGTAAAAGTGGTTGAAAGCTATGTCACCAAAGGCCAGGAAATTGCCATAGAAGGGAAATTGACCAACCGCTCTTGGGAAGACAAGGAGGGCAAGAAGCATTACATTACAGAAGTGTTCTGTAATGAGTTGTTGATGTTGAGTAAGTAG
- the recQ gene encoding DNA helicase RecQ: MNTSTTTQQTDIKSLLKTHFGYDDFLANQEEIINNVLDQHDTIAIMPTGGGKSLCFQLPALAMQGTAIVLSPLIALMKDQVDSLKANGIAASFYNSSQHYEEQQEVLRNLQDETLKLLYVAPESLPQLIFILKSVKISLFAVDEAHCISSWGHDFRPAYMQLKSLKEQFPDVPLIALTATADRPTREDIAAQLAIPNAETFIASFDRPNLYLDVRPGQNRNRQILSFLAKRGNQSGIIYCLSRKSTEKLADTLKSKGYKAEAYHAGLSSEERSEIQENFVNDRTPIIVATIAFGMGIDKSNVRWVIHYNMPKNIEGYYQEIGRSGRDGLASHTILFYSFADVIMLRKFAEGTETEAYQLAKLERMQQYAEALSCRRKALLGYFGEHITEDCGNCDICKTPPKYFDGTLIAQKVCSAVARLQEQEALGMVLDVLRGAQNAQVYDKGYQHIKTFGAAKDISWRDLQQYVIQLLNQGILQIYFHENGRLLLTPLAKKVLFENKKVRLANVLQETEIVKTDKAEKSSRKRADLFDKLRTLRTKLANEIGMPAYIVFSDASLEDMEHKKPRTREEFAEVSGVGEAKLEKYADDFLRVINRHLDGLESAVSTHERSYKMFAEENLSVLEIAKRRGLSEDSVYGHFIKMNQSGAEIDLYQFISSEEIQQIRDAEIKLENPDGLKPYFEYFEEQMPYWKIKMGLHLSAQ, encoded by the coding sequence ATGAATACTTCCACAACAACCCAACAAACCGATATAAAATCCCTTCTTAAAACCCATTTTGGTTATGATGATTTTCTTGCCAACCAAGAGGAAATTATAAATAATGTCTTGGATCAACATGATACTATTGCCATTATGCCTACAGGAGGCGGGAAGTCGTTGTGTTTTCAATTGCCAGCTTTGGCAATGCAAGGAACGGCAATAGTTCTTTCCCCATTGATTGCCTTGATGAAGGATCAGGTGGATTCATTAAAGGCCAATGGGATTGCAGCTTCATTTTATAATAGCTCGCAACATTATGAGGAGCAACAAGAAGTATTAAGGAATTTACAGGATGAAACTTTAAAATTACTTTATGTCGCACCTGAAAGTCTGCCACAATTAATCTTTATTCTGAAGTCGGTTAAAATTAGTCTTTTTGCTGTGGATGAGGCGCATTGTATTTCCAGTTGGGGTCACGATTTTCGGCCTGCTTATATGCAGCTAAAAAGTTTAAAGGAGCAGTTTCCTGACGTTCCCTTAATTGCCCTGACCGCAACTGCCGATCGTCCAACCCGTGAGGATATTGCTGCCCAACTTGCCATCCCCAATGCAGAAACATTTATAGCTTCTTTTGACCGACCTAATCTGTATTTGGACGTGAGACCTGGGCAGAACAGGAATAGGCAGATATTGAGTTTTCTCGCCAAGCGCGGAAATCAAAGTGGAATTATTTATTGTTTAAGTAGAAAAAGCACGGAGAAGCTTGCAGATACACTGAAATCAAAAGGTTATAAAGCGGAGGCCTACCATGCAGGACTTTCTTCCGAAGAACGAAGCGAAATACAGGAAAATTTCGTTAATGACCGAACGCCAATTATTGTGGCGACCATCGCTTTTGGAATGGGAATCGATAAAAGTAATGTACGCTGGGTGATCCATTACAATATGCCCAAAAACATAGAAGGGTATTATCAGGAAATCGGTCGTAGCGGTAGGGATGGATTGGCTTCGCATACCATTCTATTTTACAGTTTTGCTGATGTGATTATGCTGCGAAAATTTGCTGAGGGCACGGAAACCGAAGCCTACCAACTGGCTAAGTTGGAACGGATGCAACAATATGCAGAGGCACTGAGCTGTAGAAGAAAAGCGTTGCTCGGGTATTTTGGCGAACATATAACCGAGGATTGCGGCAATTGTGATATCTGCAAAACTCCGCCAAAATATTTCGACGGAACCCTCATCGCCCAGAAAGTGTGTTCCGCAGTAGCGCGATTACAAGAACAAGAAGCTTTGGGGATGGTGTTGGATGTGCTTCGAGGGGCACAAAACGCCCAAGTTTATGATAAGGGTTATCAGCATATTAAAACCTTTGGTGCAGCAAAGGATATTTCGTGGCGCGATTTACAGCAATACGTTATTCAGCTTTTAAATCAAGGGATCCTTCAAATCTATTTTCATGAAAATGGCCGGTTGTTATTAACGCCTTTGGCAAAAAAAGTTTTATTTGAAAACAAAAAAGTCCGCTTGGCAAATGTTCTTCAGGAAACTGAAATAGTAAAAACCGATAAAGCAGAAAAGTCGTCTAGAAAACGAGCTGACCTGTTCGACAAATTGAGAACACTTAGAACAAAATTGGCCAACGAAATCGGTATGCCTGCCTATATCGTTTTTAGTGATGCCAGTTTGGAAGATATGGAACACAAAAAACCGCGAACTCGTGAAGAATTTGCAGAAGTATCAGGCGTGGGAGAGGCTAAACTTGAAAAATATGCAGACGACTTTTTAAGAGTCATCAACAGACATTTGGATGGATTGGAAAGTGCTGTATCAACCCACGAACGCAGCTATAAAATGTTTGCGGAAGAAAATCTCTCCGTTTTGGAAATTGCAAAACGACGAGGGCTTTCAGAAGATTCGGTGTACGGTCATTTTATAAAGATGAATCAGTCTGGAGCGGAAATCGACCTTTACCAATTTATTTCTTCAGAAGAGATCCAGCAAATAAGAGATGCCGAAATTAAACTGGAAAATCCTGATGGATTAAAACCCTATTTTGAATATTTTGAGGAGCAGATGCCGTATTGGAAGATAAAAATGGGGCTTCACTTGAGTGCTCAATAG
- a CDS encoding DUF6249 domain-containing protein: MHAFIPMVLFVSIAWVIESTVNRRALNRERLKIIEKGGDLGDLNLKNNKGSFLDNNALKYGLVAVGAAIGTLIGSYFEQNEILANNMVGYIFSISLFVGLALILSHYLLRKEAKKNNEVD; the protein is encoded by the coding sequence ATGCATGCCTTTATACCAATGGTTCTATTTGTATCCATCGCTTGGGTCATAGAAAGTACAGTAAATCGAAGAGCCCTAAATCGTGAACGTTTAAAGATAATTGAAAAAGGAGGTGATTTGGGAGATCTGAATCTAAAGAACAACAAAGGAAGTTTTTTAGACAACAATGCCTTGAAATATGGGTTGGTCGCGGTTGGCGCTGCTATAGGTACATTGATAGGCTCGTATTTTGAACAAAATGAAATATTGGCAAATAATATGGTGGGCTATATTTTTTCAATATCACTTTTTGTGGGATTGGCTTTAATATTAAGTCATTACCTGCTAAGAAAGGAAGCCAAAAAAAATAATGAAGTAGATTAG
- a CDS encoding GIY-YIG nuclease family protein, with translation MANSYVYILKCNDGSYYVGSTKDVGLRFWEHSNGEGCDYTAERIPVHLIYVEIFTRIDYAFGREHQIKRWSRKKKEALITGEIQDLQKFSKKKFKVKNSE, from the coding sequence ATGGCAAATTCATATGTTTATATTTTGAAATGTAACGATGGTTCCTATTATGTAGGAAGTACAAAAGATGTTGGATTACGTTTTTGGGAACATTCGAATGGAGAAGGATGTGATTATACAGCGGAAAGAATTCCAGTTCATTTAATATATGTTGAAATTTTCACAAGAATAGACTACGCATTTGGAAGAGAACATCAAATAAAAAGGTGGTCAAGAAAAAAGAAAGAAGCTCTTATCACTGGTGAAATTCAAGATTTGCAAAAATTTTCCAAGAAGAAATTCAAAGTAAAAAACTCGGAGTGA